The following are encoded in a window of Alosa sapidissima isolate fAloSap1 chromosome 12, fAloSap1.pri, whole genome shotgun sequence genomic DNA:
- the LOC121677462 gene encoding zinc finger BED domain-containing protein 4-like, translating to MISRLLKNQEAVKVTVAKQKHKLTMLATAEWDRLQRLETLLKPCRYVTELLGVETYVSCSVVLPALSHLTHTMKVSDDDPAYVVRFKGAFKKDLSERQDTLNHGWLRVATALDPRFKDLKCLPRGERGGVWTSIEALLRKEPDRATPEPTEEPARKRSLLLFNSDSETEDEYEEGPNGALTRYRAEPTISETDCPLQWWSTHEGAHPQLFALARKYLGSPATSVPCERLFSLAGHIVQKKRAALSSENVNRLICLSNWLKEK from the exons ATGATCTCTCGTCTGCTAAAGAACCAAGAGGCTGTGAAGGTTACTGTAGCCAAACAGAAGCACAAGCTCACCATGTTAGCTACAGCAGAGTGGGACAGACTGCAGAGGCTCGAGACCCTCCTTAAACCATGCAG ATATGTGACTGAGCTCCTTGGGGTTGAGACTTATGTCTCATGCTCTGTTGTGTTACCTGCTCTCAGCCACCTGACCCACACCATGAAGGTCTCAGATGACGACCCAGCCTATGTGGTGAGGTTCAAGGGTGCCTTTAAAAAGGACCTGTCTGAACGCCAAGATACACTCAACCATGGATGGCTCAGGGTGGCTACAGCACTCGACCCACGCTTTAAG GACCTAAAGTGTCTACCAAGAGGAGAGCGAGGAGGGGTGTGGACCAGCATTGAGGCACTGCTGCGAAAAGAACCAGACAGAGCCACTCCAGAACCCACAGAGGAGCCAGCAAGGAAGAGGAGCCTCCTGCTGTTTAATTCAGACTCTGAAACAGAGGATGAGTATGAAGAGGGGCCCAACGGGGCTCTGACCCGCTACAGGGCAGAGCCCACCATCAGTGAGACAGACTGCCCACTGCAGTGGTGGTCCACTCATGAGGGAGCCCATCCACAGCTTTTTGCCCTGGCCCGCAAGTATCTGGGCAGCCCTGCCACTTCTGTCCCTTGCGAAAGACTTTTCTCATTGGCAGGTCACATAGTTCAAAAGAAAAGGGCAGCCTTGAGCTCTGAAAATGTGAACAGGCTAATTTGTCTCAGCAACTGGCTGAAAGAGAAGTAG